In Populus alba chromosome 1, ASM523922v2, whole genome shotgun sequence, a single window of DNA contains:
- the LOC118056880 gene encoding fasciclin-like arabinogalactan protein 1, whose product MQLTVLLSLLFLLSTATTITYGHNITSILGQHPSLSTFNHYLTLTHLAGEINRRTTITVCAVDNAAMSEILSKKPSISTIKNILSLHVLLDYFGAKKLHQIRDGTALAATMFQATGSAPGSTGFVNITDVKGGKVAFGPKDNGGNLDVFYVKSVEEIPYNISVIQISKLLPSDVAAAPTPEPSAMNITDIMSAHGCKVFADTLIANPDASKTYQDTIDGGLTVFCPLDDTFKAFLPKFKNLTASGKVSLLQFFGVPVYQSLAMLKSNNGIMNTLATNGDKKFDFTVQNDGEDVTLKTRGTTAKIVGTLIDEQPLAIYSIDKVLLPQELFKAALTPAPAPAPEEAADAPKSSKHKKPSADDAPSDSPADSPDGDAADQTADDNASVRLDGGRLVAMVLSLCLGLLLL is encoded by the exons atgcaGCTTACTGTACTCCTTTCTCTACTTTTTCTCCTCTCCACCGCCACCACTATCACTTATGGCCACAACATTACTTCCATACTAGGCCAGCACCCATCTCTCTCCACTTTCAATCACTACCTCACCCTAACCCACCTCGCCGGAGAAATCAATCGGCGTACAACCATCACCGTCTGTGCCGTCGACAACGCAGCCATGTCTGAAATCCTTTCAAAAAAGCCATCAATCTCCACCATCAAAAACATCCTTTCCCTCCACGTTCTCTTGGATTACTTCGGTGCCAAGAAGCTCCACCAGATAAGAGACGGCACCGCGTTGGCAGCCACCATGTTCCAGGCCACTGGGTCAGCTCCTGGGTCTACCGGGTTCGTTAACATAACGGATGTTAAAGGAGGGAAAGTGGCTTTTGGACCGAAAGATAATGGAGGGAACCTTgatgtgttttatgtcaagtcTGTAGAGGAGATACCCTACAACATTTCGGTTATACAGATCAGTAAGTTGTTGCCATCGGATGTGGCGGCGGCGCCCACACCAGAGCCCAGTGCTATGAATATAACGGATATAATGTCAGCTCATGGGTGTAAGGTTTTTGCTGATACTTTGATTGCAAACCCTGATGCTTCAAAGACATATCAG GACACTATTGATGGAGGATTAACAGTGTTTTGCCCTCTTGACGATACATTCAAGGCCTTTTTaccaaaattcaagaatttaacAGCTTCTGGCAAAGTGTCACTCCTTCAATTCTTCGGTGTTCCTGTTTATCAGTCATTAGCAATGTTAAAATCCAACAATGGAATCATGAACACCTTAGCTACAAATGGGGATAAGAAGTTTGATTTCACAGTGCAAAATGATGGCGAGGATGTGACCCTCAAGACAAGGGGTACCACTGCAAAAATAGTTGGGACCTTGATCGATGAGCAGCCACTCGCTATATACTCCATTGATAAGGTCTTGTTGCCCCAGGAATTGTTTAAAGCAGCACTGACCCCCGCTCCAGCACCTGCCCCGGAGGAGGCGGCAGATGCACCAAAATCTAGCAAGCACAAGAAGCCCTCCGCTGATGATGCGCCATCAGACTCACCAGCTGATTCACCTGACGGCGACGCAGCAGACCAAACAGCTGATGACAATGCTAGTGTGAGACTCGATGGTGGAAGACTTGTTGCCATGGTATTGAGTTTGTGCTTAGGGCTTTTGCTGCTGTAG
- the LOC118056772 gene encoding nudix hydrolase 10 isoform X2, whose amino-acid sequence MNLCLVGCGFRDHCRVQHAMAGSMTVSVNSTPPVDLYANGTVHHSELLPASDDDHGGIIVDMKEPMDPDIFHAKLRASLSLWGQQGKKGIWIKLPIALVNLVETAVKKGFQYHHAEPNYLMLVYWIPDTPSTIPANASHRVGVGAIVLNDKREVLVVQEKSGIFQGKGVWKIPTGAVDEGEEIFMAAIREVKEETAIDTEFLEILAFRQWHKSFFEKSDLVFLCMLRPLSFDIQKQDLEIEAAQWMPFEEYAAQPVAQNHELFTYIIDLCLAKVDRDYIGFAPQPLRSTHDDQISYLYSNARDLNQSSSADRQ is encoded by the exons ATGAATCTATGTTTGGTTGGGTGCGGTTTTCGTGATCATTGTCGTGTTCAACATG CTATGGCTGGATCCATGACAGTTTCAGTGAATTCCACACCTCCGGTTGATTTGTATGCAAATGGCACTGTTCATCATTCTGAATTACTTCCTGCATCTGATGATGATCATGGAGGTATCATTGTGGACATGAAGGAGCCGATGGACCCGGATATTTTTCATGCCAAGCTCAGAGCTTCATTATCGTTGTGGGGGCAACAG GGGAAGAAGGGAATTTGGATCAAGTTGCCAATCGCACTGGTAAATCTTGTAGAAACTGCGGTTAAG AAAGGATTCCAGTACCACCATGCAGAGCCAAATTACCTCATGCTTGTTTATTGGATTCCTGACACCCCAAGCACTATTCCTGCAAATGCTTCCCATAGAGTAGGTGTTGGTGCTATTGTCTTGAATGATAAAAGAGAG GTACTTGTGGTCCAGGAAAAGAGTGGCATATTTCAAGGAAAAGGCGTGTGGAAAATCCCTACTGGAGCTGTTGATGAG GGTGAGGAGATCTTTATGGCAGCTATAAGAGAAGTAAAAGAAGAGACGGCA ATTGACACGGAATTTCTGGAAATTCTAGCGTTCAG GCAATGGCACAAATCATTCTTTGAGAAGTCAGATTTAGTCTTCCTCTGCATGTTGCGTCCATTATCTTTTGACATCCAGAAGCAAGACTTAGAGATTGAAGCGGCTCAG TGGATGCCATTTGAGGAATATGCAGCTCAACCTGTAGCCCAGAACCATGAGCTTTTCACATATATCATTGATTTATGCTTGGCAAAGGTAGACCGGGATTACATTGGATTTGCTCCACAACCATTAAGATCAACGCATGATGACCAGATAAGTTACTTATATTCAAACGCCAGAGATTTGAACCAGTCAAGTTCTGCTGATCGCCAATAG
- the LOC118056772 gene encoding nudix hydrolase 10 isoform X3 — translation MNLCLVGCGFRDHCRVQHAMAGSMTVSVNSTPPVDLYANGTVHHSELLPASDDDHGGIIVDMKEPMDPDIFHAKLRASLSLWGQQGKKGIWIKLPIALVNLVETAVKVLVVQEKSGIFQGKGVWKIPTGAVDEGEEIFMAAIREVKEETAIDTEFLEILAFRQWHKSFFEKSDLVFLCMLRPLSFDIQKQDLEIEAAQVIPGSVMWQHLIHDNWMPFEEYAAQPVAQNHELFTYIIDLCLAKVDRDYIGFAPQPLRSTHDDQISYLYSNARDLNQSSSADRQ, via the exons ATGAATCTATGTTTGGTTGGGTGCGGTTTTCGTGATCATTGTCGTGTTCAACATG CTATGGCTGGATCCATGACAGTTTCAGTGAATTCCACACCTCCGGTTGATTTGTATGCAAATGGCACTGTTCATCATTCTGAATTACTTCCTGCATCTGATGATGATCATGGAGGTATCATTGTGGACATGAAGGAGCCGATGGACCCGGATATTTTTCATGCCAAGCTCAGAGCTTCATTATCGTTGTGGGGGCAACAG GGGAAGAAGGGAATTTGGATCAAGTTGCCAATCGCACTGGTAAATCTTGTAGAAACTGCGGTTAAG GTACTTGTGGTCCAGGAAAAGAGTGGCATATTTCAAGGAAAAGGCGTGTGGAAAATCCCTACTGGAGCTGTTGATGAG GGTGAGGAGATCTTTATGGCAGCTATAAGAGAAGTAAAAGAAGAGACGGCA ATTGACACGGAATTTCTGGAAATTCTAGCGTTCAG GCAATGGCACAAATCATTCTTTGAGAAGTCAGATTTAGTCTTCCTCTGCATGTTGCGTCCATTATCTTTTGACATCCAGAAGCAAGACTTAGAGATTGAAGCGGCTCAGGTAATCCCAGGCAGTGTAATGTGGCAACACCTGATACATGACAAC TGGATGCCATTTGAGGAATATGCAGCTCAACCTGTAGCCCAGAACCATGAGCTTTTCACATATATCATTGATTTATGCTTGGCAAAGGTAGACCGGGATTACATTGGATTTGCTCCACAACCATTAAGATCAACGCATGATGACCAGATAAGTTACTTATATTCAAACGCCAGAGATTTGAACCAGTCAAGTTCTGCTGATCGCCAATAG
- the LOC118056772 gene encoding nudix hydrolase 10 isoform X1 — protein sequence MNLCLVGCGFRDHCRVQHAMAGSMTVSVNSTPPVDLYANGTVHHSELLPASDDDHGGIIVDMKEPMDPDIFHAKLRASLSLWGQQGKKGIWIKLPIALVNLVETAVKKGFQYHHAEPNYLMLVYWIPDTPSTIPANASHRVGVGAIVLNDKREVLVVQEKSGIFQGKGVWKIPTGAVDEGEEIFMAAIREVKEETAIDTEFLEILAFRQWHKSFFEKSDLVFLCMLRPLSFDIQKQDLEIEAAQVIPGSVMWQHLIHDNWMPFEEYAAQPVAQNHELFTYIIDLCLAKVDRDYIGFAPQPLRSTHDDQISYLYSNARDLNQSSSADRQ from the exons ATGAATCTATGTTTGGTTGGGTGCGGTTTTCGTGATCATTGTCGTGTTCAACATG CTATGGCTGGATCCATGACAGTTTCAGTGAATTCCACACCTCCGGTTGATTTGTATGCAAATGGCACTGTTCATCATTCTGAATTACTTCCTGCATCTGATGATGATCATGGAGGTATCATTGTGGACATGAAGGAGCCGATGGACCCGGATATTTTTCATGCCAAGCTCAGAGCTTCATTATCGTTGTGGGGGCAACAG GGGAAGAAGGGAATTTGGATCAAGTTGCCAATCGCACTGGTAAATCTTGTAGAAACTGCGGTTAAG AAAGGATTCCAGTACCACCATGCAGAGCCAAATTACCTCATGCTTGTTTATTGGATTCCTGACACCCCAAGCACTATTCCTGCAAATGCTTCCCATAGAGTAGGTGTTGGTGCTATTGTCTTGAATGATAAAAGAGAG GTACTTGTGGTCCAGGAAAAGAGTGGCATATTTCAAGGAAAAGGCGTGTGGAAAATCCCTACTGGAGCTGTTGATGAG GGTGAGGAGATCTTTATGGCAGCTATAAGAGAAGTAAAAGAAGAGACGGCA ATTGACACGGAATTTCTGGAAATTCTAGCGTTCAG GCAATGGCACAAATCATTCTTTGAGAAGTCAGATTTAGTCTTCCTCTGCATGTTGCGTCCATTATCTTTTGACATCCAGAAGCAAGACTTAGAGATTGAAGCGGCTCAGGTAATCCCAGGCAGTGTAATGTGGCAACACCTGATACATGACAAC TGGATGCCATTTGAGGAATATGCAGCTCAACCTGTAGCCCAGAACCATGAGCTTTTCACATATATCATTGATTTATGCTTGGCAAAGGTAGACCGGGATTACATTGGATTTGCTCCACAACCATTAAGATCAACGCATGATGACCAGATAAGTTACTTATATTCAAACGCCAGAGATTTGAACCAGTCAAGTTCTGCTGATCGCCAATAG